GCCCTGCTGAAAACGGCACAAAAGCGTATATGTCCTTGTCCTTGATGTTATCCGGATGAAACCTGTCCGGGTCAAAGGTCTCAGGATCTGACCACACCAAAGGATTGTGGTGAAGACCTATGATGTTCAAAGAGCACCAAGTGCCTGCAGGAAGGGTCACGTCCTCGATGGTCATGGGCTTGGTCAGCTGTCGGCCGATGAAGGGAACAGTGCAATGCAGGCGCATGCCTTCCTTAATAACCTGGGTCAGGTACTCCAGCTTCTGCAGGTCCTCCCTGAAAGGCAAACACAAATGCCAGTAAACCCAGCCAAAGTTTTCGTCTTTCTGTGAGACtccacacagactacacacttCAAACCGGAGTGAATCAAACGACTTCGATGTtattcatgttgtttttttaagtacttAAGGGTCGTTTACTGATTGGATAAAACTCTAAACAAAGAGAATCTTATTTGTTCTAAAATCAGGTCACACTCGTCCTGTCACGATATGCAACTTTGAGTTCAACCCACAATTAATTAGGGACATCACTAATTCTTCAAGACCAGTACCATTCAATGTCGTCCGATTGGCGACCTGCCAGCACTGAGTCCAGTTCCTCCTGAACCTTTTGCTGACAATGTTGATGCTGGGCCAGCGAGTACAGTGTCCAGGCAATAGCACTGGCAGTTGTGTCGTGACCTAAAATGTCAGCATATACGTAAGTCAGTTCCCAAACCTTTGTTTATGGAGTTGTAtcctaaacaataaaatgaaattctgtAGACAATATCTTGGAAAACTAAATTTTACAATCTGTTAGTCGTAGATCGATATGTGAGCTTATTTCTGCCACGCACCTGTatcaaaaacttattttatccatcaaaacaaaaaaccagctAACTAATAAGCTACTAATAAAAAGTTACCTTCAAACATAAATGTGTCGACCTCACTCCGAATCTCCAGTGGTGTGAAGCCTTTTCCTGATTCATCCCGAGCTGTCAGCAAGATGTCCAGGAAGTCTAAGTGTCTTTTCTTGGGTGGTCCCTCTTTCTCCTAGGCACACAGaaattttgtgtgtggtgggtggatGAGGGTAACATAAAGTCCGGCGGAGAAAGGATATATGCAGGGCTCTTCCAGGTTTCCCATCCTTAGTTCCTCTCCATACCTTTTTTACAAACGTatagaaaggaaaggaaaggaaagggaaagaaagaaagaaagaaagagagaaagaaagagagaaagaaagaaaaatcatgtCATGCTTACCAAACGCTCCTTGCGAGCTTTGATGACATTATCGGCAACACTGTGGGCAAAGTCGCAGTGTGCCTTAAACTTTCTTCCGCGGCTCGACAGGAAGTAGATGAAATCCAGTAGAAATAAGGGATTTCTAAGAGCCAGAAAAAACACGTGTTTGGATTCATAGAAGGGACAGCTGAATGGTCACGTGATTGATCCAGCATGATTGTATATGCATGAAGTAGCATGCACGTCCAGTTTCATTATTGCCAATGCAACTAGCGAGATGTTCATGCTCGCTAACGATTGAATTCTAGACTTAAACACAAGTTTCTTTTCTATAGAAGCTACATTCTCTGTAAACGATGAGTCAAAgtcaaacaaagaataaaagccTAAAGTGTGCTCCCTTTAACGACACAACGAACATCTACAAGGCATCCTCTTTGtccacagaaaaaataaacgcgcactatttcttttttaagaaaataaaaggcttTTACCTCCCTCTTTCACTCCACATGTCTGTCAGCTGCATAACTGCCTGTACATATGGGTGAGACTCTCTACAGAAAAGACAAGTTTATACAAACGAATAACAATCTCTGAAAAACACCTCAAGAAAATGCGAGCTGAACGGATTTATGGAGGTGAATGTTTCTTCCTGAACCAGACCTTCCAATACACTTCTCCAGCTGTCTAAAAGCTTCAAGAAACACTATTCCATTAAAAAGCAAATTCAGTTTGTCATGGAAGGCAAATCAAATTGCTCAATCGAAACAATCATGTGTTCAGTCATGTCTAAGCAGTATAATTAAACTGTAGACTAGTAGACTGATAGTAATTCTTGTTATTACTGTTACTACCACCTATCTTTTTCCTGTGTAGAGATGAGAGGTAGACCCACCCCTTTAGCTGAATGTCGTCCTTGTAGGACATGGCGCATTGTAGGATGACATCAAGTGTGCACAGACTAACGGAGCTGTATATCTCCATGCTGGTCTTCTCTACAGCATGGACACTCATCTTGTCCTGTAGGATTAACATTACGATGATATATTGTATTAgactagatatatatatatcaatggaTACCTGGCAGCTATGCATTAGTCGCCTTAGTAAGAGAGTTTTCCTACACCTCGAAATACAAATAAAGGACATCTCGAGGTCTAAAGTCAAACAATACTCAAACACAAGTAATCGCTAAGAAGAGGTAACTCTAGTCTGATAAATTTCTGTTGATGGGGTTGCTGTGGtggtgacgacgacgatgatgatttctGTGTCAGAAGAACAAATGATAGCAACAAATTGTCGAGATAAGACCAATTATTTCCATCCCGGCTAATATCATACAAGTAAGCACACAGATCATGGCTTCGTTCACTGACGACAAGAGAGTAAAATCATGTAGCATCATGGATGCTGATTGTGAGAAGTCCAATTAAAATGCAGGCTACAGAGTTAATCACTGTCTTTGTGTGATAACAAGTAGAGGTCAAGGTTGGCATATAATTATGGAGTTACTTGCCAACAGCACGTCGGCAGCGCggttgctgatggtgttgtaTGGCTTCAGGATGTCGAAGTGGAAGGCTGGTGTGAGCAGACGGCGAGATCTGTACCACCTAGGTCCGTTGGCGACCAGCAGACCTTCTCCCAGCCATGGAAGTGCAAACCTGTACCCGGGACTTTTAGGCTCTGTAAACAGAAAGATCTTTTAATATCCTAATAAGACCAACGatgttttattataaaactCGCAGGAAACTTGATCTTATGGAGGAGAAAAATGTTCTaatgtagaaaaagaaagattctaCCTGAACTTTTAAGAAGCGTCTTCATTGTGTCCGGATGGTGCAAGAAAATGCTAGGTTTCAATGGCCCCAGCCACAGCCGGAAAAATTTCGGGTACTTCTTTGAATACTCCAGTATGTAGCGAATCCGCTGGTCTGGAGTGTATGAGCGCATCTGCAGAATAGGATTATTTATCAGAGGCACCATAGGCTGTGACTGGAACTGTTGTTAACGTTAAAacgaaatgtgtttttaaattgtCGCAGTAccacagaaggaaagaagaaaatgaataaagaaggCACAAACAATTCCTGAGTgattttatctatatatatatctcaactatatacacacacatatgaaaaaCCATTGCTATCCGAGTCTGTTCCTAAGAAACGTGTGCCATTGAGTACACAGCACGTTATCGACGACGACTACAACTCTCTGTATGACTGAGACATCATTTCATGTAGGCCCGACTTGTGGCTGCAGGATGCAACTCTCCTTCGTCACACAGAAGATTTTGTGCTAATAATAATGGCATTATATTCTGGAAGTCAGACACTTGTCTTACCTTTCTCAAGTTTCCCCAGACCCAGCTGAAGTCTGTTTCTCCAGGAAGTTGGTTAAAGAAGCGAAAAAAACTACGGTACCAGACAAGCCATCTTATGATCTGGACCGTTAGCGCCGTCATCCCAGCAATAACGGCCAACCGCACAGTCGGAGGTAAGGAGGACAGTCGATTAGCCACCTCCATGATGTTGAATTCTGGAACGAAAAAGTGTGATAAGATAGGATATACCTGCTTCCATAAATAcctattaataacaaaactcaCTATTTTCTGCATATTATGATTATtagtgaaattattttctacattttgaaACGTAAATGTCTTCAACAAAAGAGGTGTGATGCTTGCACTAGCATGTGATGGAAAGTAGGGGAGggattatattttaaatgataaagaaatGCAGACAGGGGTTAGAGGAGTCATGAAGTACTGTGTACTCGCATAGTACTTCATCATTATAGCATGAAGGAGATCTTAGCATAGCATTAGCAAATCAAAGTAGAATATAAAAACCAATatataagaataaatatttttgttttattcgaATCCAAGAGTATCAAGCACCTAAAATTTATGTATGATCATCAAGCATTTATACTCGTTCCAAGCATATATACATTGTTTTTTAAGAATGTAGGCATGTAAGACATATCCTGTGTAATACTATAATTGTCTaatctttttttcctattcTTACATCCACAATACCCTAAATTAATGAAAACTTTGCATAGCAAGTTTCAACTAATCTTCgaaagaattgtttttgtttttgttttacttgtttcacGTATTTTTGTTACTGATATAATAAGAAATACCCTTCCCATTTTCCATACTGATATTTTCAGGGAGGTCACATATATATACTCTATGGTTGAAGTAATCATAAAATGGCTGTTTGCTAATTTCCTTATATATTACTACTTTTCTAATTAGTGCTTTAATTCTTGACCAAACCAATCTAGGGTTATACATAGGTGTTTCTAATCTGGCTACAGTTCTCCGAGTTTATTATCTACTCTCTCATCAGTTTATtgtacacttttctttctctctcataaaTCTCTTTCTGCGGCAGTTTGTTCTTCGTTGTTTTCGTTCTTTGAGCAACCGTTTAGCTCTTCGTCTCATTTTTGGGCAGTCTATATCAAATCACTTATTCTATTTTCCATCCTTACAGTGCCTTTGACTATACAAAGGCCAAACGTATAACAGTTCTAAAAAGGACTTGCTGAAAATGCCAAGTACAAACATCGTCTCAACTTCTTCCTCATCATTGCAAGAGGGGCAGCTTGTCATGTCTTTTAAATATCACTGTTTTGCACCTATCCTGTTCAAGTCGCTGACAGCAAAAAGAGAGATAATGCTGTGCCAACCTACAGACCTATAAATACAGTGTCTGGTCGCCAATGCACATACAACTGATAACATAAACTCGTTCAGTGTTATGCAACCTGTCAATAAAACTATGGATCAGTACCTTGATTTCGCAGGTCTTCCACGAGTGTTTTGAGGTGAACTGTTGGATTGTGAAATCTTCCTGGTTTCCCTGAACACTGTTGATACGACAGTGGTACAAGCAGCTCCGGATCCGGATTCTGTCGGCTCTACGGGACCTCGCTTGGGGGGCTTGAAATTTGTCACATAAACAAATGGATCATCAACAAGGTCGCGCCCTTTAAAGGTACACCTGTACCTATTCTACATAGCACGACCTTTACAAGGCCGCGGCGCAGCACACCAAAAACACATACAGCCCTCGATTCGTGTTCTACTTACCTTCAGCTGCACTTTTAAATATTGTGAAGCACAGATGACGACGATGAATCAATAATATGAAACTGTGGATCGTTCTACTTCATATATTTCACAAATACCCATCTTTACAACATCTGCTAACAAGCAGACCATGTATGTTAAATAAGGGGTATAGCATGAAAACTTTGGTCTTTAATAATACGTATGTATAACTTCTGCTTACAATCAAAAGAAACAGCTGTCAGACCATGTGACCGTCGTAGCGAATGCCCACTTTCCTAAAGAACCGCAGTTATAAATCTGTTTCCAATAAGGTAAAGACAGTTACCTATCTCTCTAGAGAATCGTTGGTCACTCAGAAAAGATCGCGGTGACTTGGTCAACTTTTGAGAACTCACACTTTCTTCGTGCATGCacaatcttttctttccattcacCTACCTTCTGCTCCATACGGTTTTGCGAGCACGTAGCACACGAGTGGATAAGTGGGACTTCAGGCCTGGTGCACCAAGAAAGTACCACGAACTGTGTCTCGTGCGTGGCTACCCGTCTCCCTCTGACTTGGTCGACCCAAACACAAACCGTCAGTGAAGCCGAGTCGCTTACCCTTCATATCCTATTATCTTTTGAATAAATCGcctttgttttgaagaaaacgACTCAGCAAgctaaaaaattgtttaagttATGTGGCAGACCTGTTTTACCGTAATTATCGACCATTATCAAAATGAGTATCAGCAGCCGGGACTTTATGCAGATAATCTCCCGTCACTTCctctctgtcgtctgctttctccaGTATCTCCAAACGTGAAACGTGGGCTCTGCTTTCCGATACCGAGAAAACTAATGCATTTcagaacaggtgtcacagaagGGTGCTTTAGTAGGTTTAGTGTCCACTACTCGGCTGAAGCTATAAGAAGACAAAAGTCTTCATGGTAAGCGGAAGTGTCATGACatggccccgtatgcatgtagaccggagaaggggtctaatcggtaatagcgctcatccgggtggataggagcgaaaaattcgtatgcacgagagcccggagaagctgtcCGGTCTGGCTTCTCGCGTATAAAGTTATCGGCGGCCCCGGGGCTGTGTAACTCGCTATTCGGGTGGAAAAATGGCGGCCTTCATTGTTTACTAGCAACAACGTCGATTGTCGAGACGAAATCGGatgtttggtgacagatcgcacccgtttgaagtgttggatgaattaaaaactgtattgcaaacttcattttagacaagagaacattctagcgctgACCGCTGTAGTGTCatgcgagatcgctgtcaccagtcggcaaggCACACTAACATCGTCACTACAAGTGCTCATGACTGACGATATTTTGCCATATTAAACTatcaagaagtgtgtggagaattcactgatgtagacaaatcgactgttattaGTGCTGTGAGTCCCTGTGACGAGAGTCACCGATGGTTCGCATCGGCGAGCACCtaacaaaatttcattgctcaaggttgtgctgaaaagacaaagatatgcagacacatcgggcctgtgaattttcaaaagtagttggatttatcgacagcaacttgatttcagactccaacagtggcgtaggaagatgttcggcgttgggggggcaaactccctgctgacagtgaacggcgttcgcactcgcacattacataaaaaaaacactcactcacttccccaactgaccatattactcctgtaattcgtgacctacattggcttcctgtggagaagcgaattgagcataaattgttaaccttaacctatggctgtcttcacgaccttgcgcctgtctatctgcaagaactcattcgctgttaccaaccccagcggaaccttccttcagcagcacacttcagacttgaacgaccgagtgttcagtcagggaatgctaataagaagactgcgggtttcagatccttctccaatgtagccccgcttttctggaactcgcttcccatctcgaccaaggagtcttatagtattggatctttcaagaaaaatcttaagactcacttgtttaaacttttttgaagtttttcatttgacctgcagtttggtggctgctgcactcactcactcactcactcactcactcactcactcactcactttttttatttgtcactgtcagatttgaacacaccacctttcagtcttcagacctcgttggtagccaccaggctatacagccgttaccaactaacgtgtctaaacttcgtgaaaaagtcaagttcgccgtttacaccaatgaacaaatccgctgaaccgagacgcacacgccccagaaccggtgacgtcatcgacaacgaggctgctgttaacgaagatgactagtgcacgacggaccacaaacaccctgctactgtccccctaggtacctccaactgccaggaacacacacgtcatactcaatggagtgaacaagatcggagtgacagacggcaacaacctacccgatcctctcccctccagacatcattgtacgcgtggtcacagttgcctgcccagtcaatggaggacatcgaaaacggactacagtaccctacaaagaacaccaacaagaaataagtgacaagatggccggtcctccacagttcatgacaattgctatcccataatgtcgttgactttgtgtggacggcaagacacaagcaagacaagggagagaataagtttcactgacccagtgactacgcgacacgaggtgtccgtgctaacggtcaccaggacacagcacgggactcacccgtgaaaatatttcacatcttcaactgcgacatcgacggtttgctcgtgaaaacacactatcctggctttgtacaaagcattaacgtgtttgttattgtgtcttacagacattgcttgacgtcagcagtacactgcaatgtttctctgacttccaacgatacttcagtcctgcttctacacttacatcgcaaggaagagctgccggccgatatccttgtttttagtaaaaaatgtatttaataagtttttgcatagactgcagtgtacggttgacaatttgattttattgcaatttgacaccgagtttaacgagacaagttctggacttaaacccacagatgaaacgcagggttcggagacagaccaggaggagatcgatcctcggcccagaaccggatccgctggggtggtatggttgcggcactaggaggacaaagaagactaaaaagataagtgggtttgtgtgtgtgtgtgtgtgtgtgtgctgcttccaccattttgtaagtctatgatcatgttgaaagcacagttacatctggacttacaggcctaccacagagacgttaatattcgaataccacttctacctaccgcagcgttctcatggcaacctactatttctacctacgcactcactcactcactcactcagtgttttgtaacatcatttctcatctccatctcttccccagaagcacattttcccgagttcctcgaccatctcaccggtacatggagatgaagctgagtttgtaaggtggccagtgacaaatcactgtcatgtgacccctaactttcatgctcgttgaccaacggtgacctcgccaccagctctgtccatttttcacggttcctcaaagccccatggggagttaatcacttTTGAATCATTTGTATTTTCATCAGCAGCAAACAGACGATAAATTTGTTTCTAGTTCTCTATAAtcaggaaaaaaaggaaattaaaaaaataaagttgaagcTCCCTCTAATCATAGAAAGTACTTGAAATCATCGTGAGTTTGGTTTCTCTTTCACTATTCCCTTTCGGGTCTCCTGATTATTCAGGCTGCAATGCTGCGGTCACACCACACGACTTCTGTCACGCCAGACTGCTGCAGGCCTTGGAGTCAACAACAGCCGCAGACCCGTCTCTGGCCTCATGACCATTGCAATCTTTCTCTGTACTTTGTGGTTGGGGTCCACAGTCAGCGTGAATCTGAAAAAATGATACAGTATCAGGTTTTCGTGGCACTCTGCATTTTACAAATCTATCTATTCTATCTATTGAAATGCccgtggtgtatgtgtgtatttacgtaagtatgtatgtgtgattgtgaaaGAGTTTTAATTTACACTGTATTTGAATATATTGTACTATACCTCTGGCCATGAATAAAGCTTTTAATATAGTGACTAATGTACTTGGTGATCCCTTTCATGTGGATTTTGTCAATTTCGTAATACATCTTTATAatgataaaaaaggaaaaagagtttGAACTGTGAACTGTATGGTGaatacagacaaaaacatttaacaaaaatacagagGAATGACTGAACACAAAATCCGGCTCTACAGTGTTCTCTTGCCATGTAGAAATGGTGCAACATATTTCACCAAAAGGTTTGACTATTCAGTCCGTACTGAAGCattcaaagaaacatcaagacCAGATAGTTCCAGAATCGATAACATTATTGCAAAAGTACGGCCTCGTCTTTATTTGTTGAGGAAGTTATTTAAATCGCTTACTTCCTTAGTATTCGTCCAATGATCACTTTCTGCTCGTTTAGGGCGAAGTGTTGTCCGATGCAGTTCCTGtgcaagaaacacaaacatcacaaagatACATCAGGTAGCACTGCAAAAAATACTCTGTTGCCAAACAATTCTTTTGCCTAATAAATTCAGCTAGTGACCAGGGGCGGACTGGAGCTTTAAAGCGGCCcgggcattatttacagagcggcCCTTCTCACTAAAATAGGCCCATAATATTATTCTATAGAACAAAATAGGCCCACCGGCCCACTGGGCATAGCCCAAATGATCGACTGGACAGTCTGCCACTGCTACTGACccttagttttaaaaagtacagcTCCAAAAACACATCCGATAGGAATTGATGATTATAAGTGACCTAAAAAAAGTAGCATAGAAAGTTGATGCAATGCAACTACCTTGGCCCTGCTGAAAACGGTACAAATGTATATGCATCCTTATCCTTGATGTTATCCGGATGAAACCTGTCCGGGTCGAAGATCTCGGGATCTGACCACACCAAAGGACAGTGGTGAAGACCCATGATGTTCAAACGGCACCAAGTGCCAGCGGGCAAGGTCACATCTTCGATGGTCATTGGCTTGGTCAGAGTTCGGTCGATGAAGGGAACAGTGCTGTGCAAGCGCATGCCTTCCTTAATAACCTGGGTCAGGTACTCCAGCTTCTGCAGGTCCTCCCTGAAAAGCAATCaaagtgtaaatgtttataagcTGCAGTGAATGGAAAGACGTTGGTGTTGCTCAAATTGCTCTTTAAAGGACTACGGGGTTGTCTACTGATGAGGTAAAGCTCGGTGCTTTATTTCCCTAAATCACCACACACAGAAACAGGTGAAACTCGTCATTATATGCCTGATTACCAGACTTTCCAGCTCGCCAATTGGCTGAACCCTTGACAAAGTAGCCATGTACTATCGTGCCGATTGTTGTTAATCTGTTTCTGCTAATCACGATAATTCCTTGCATGTGCCTCGAGAAGGAAACTTGGGTAATCAAAATTTTGAGAACTAGTAACTTGTACTGATCTTTACCTAGTCAATAGAAAAACAATCTGCGACTCACGCGTTATTTAAAATTAGATATTTACTATTATAAAGACTACtatattaactttaaaaaatggtcTATCGTGTTAAGGCTATccagattttacaaaatgtcaaGATCTCATTTCCAGCAGTGTCAATCCACATGtgaatttttataaatactAATTCAaacttcacaaacattttgacagtacgtttgtatagcgccttttcccaccatcagccagactcaatgtgcttaaaatataaacacgcgGACATGAGAATAATAATGTTCAAAACTTCAACTTTCAACTTTTCAGCAACTTATATTTCAGCGCCATTCTAATTCAGGACATCACTAATTTTCTAACAACAGTACCATTCAATGTCGTCCGACTGGCGACCTTCCAGCAGACAGTCTAGTTCCTCCTGAACCTTTTGCTGGTACTGTGGATGCTGGGCCAACGAGTACAGAGTCCAGGCAATGGCACAGGCAGTTGTGTCATGACCTGAAAGGTCATAGTACACGTCAGTCAGTTGTTTACGGAAGTGTATCTTAACtaaatatcatgttactctcagttcttgttcttgttatttgattcctcttcgtgttttctgtatttgatttagttctttgttagtactgttgtttattcttttatacttcatatgttattcgtttgttttcctgtccctcgtatgctgtccatgtttcgttcttgttcttaagcgctatgAGAAAACTCCTTAGGAAAGTgggtatgcactttacaaactttgcttttattattactattattataagGAAGTTCCGTAGACAATATATTGGAAAGCTTGATTTGTACAACCTGATACACGAAGGTCAATGTGCATTGAattgggtttaaaaaaaacttaaaataccTTACTTTATCATTcaaaacaacagtaaataagCCATTTTGAATGTGAATGTAATAATTGTTCACCTGCAAACATAAATGTGTTGACCTCATTCCGAAGCTCTAGAGGTGTAAAGCCGTGTCCTGACTCGTCCCTCGCTGTCAGTAAGATGTCCAGGAAGTCTAAGTGTCTTTTCTTGGGTGGTTCCTctctttccttaaaaaaaaaccgagaaTTGTTTGTGTACCTAAGGAAAGGACGCGTAACGCTCTGCCAGGTCCTCCATCCACATCATCCTTGATACTTTCTACATACGTatataaagaggaaaaacacgaaagaaagaaggaacggaaaaaagaagaattaaaaacaaaagaaaaaattcttgatACCAGTCATGTAGCACAAACTGTTCTCACCAAACGCTCCTTGCGAGCTTTGATGACGTTTTCAGCAACACTGTGGGCAAAGTCACAAAGTGCCTTGAACTTTCTCCCGTGGCTCGACAGGAAGTAGATGAAATCCAGCGCAAACAAGGGatttctgagagagagaaaaaacacgCGTTTAGACGGGACAGCTGAATGGTCACGTGATTGATCCAGCGCGCCTGTCAAAAAAGTTTATTGAAGCTGGGTTGTCTTTACACTTTGGTCAacgttatttgtgtgtgtaagagagagagagagagaaactctgACGAAggaaacttcttttttattaacaaatatctCCAGCTGCCTCCCTGTCTGTAGCCTTGTtgataaaaacataatttctcAGATCTTTACAAATACTGTCTCGTGCTCAGCTAAAGGGAGGAAACTgatattttacgccgagccagcaactaaggcaatatggcggcaaagcagccagctctgtaaacagatgtcaataagtggagagaaagtaaagcatgcccgagatgagacCCGAACCCACTTTATTGTTCACCGTTGTGCCATCCGCCCCTCCCATTCAGCTAAGaaatagaaaggaaaacaaactaacaCGCTAACTAGGTttcacgaaaagatggaaatgtGGTGAGTCAAGTAATTGTCCATTCATAGAGATGCACGGAAAGCAGGCTTAAAACgaggtttttttcttgtcttaaaTGATTGTGTGTTGGATCCACTCAGAAACGGACATCAGTTGTTTTTCTTACCAGTCGTTCTATGGCTTTCCCTCACGATCAGAACTGTATTGCACAACCTGATAATCAAAGTTGTTATTCCTCtaatttttctctgtaaattgTCAACAAGGCATAAAAACCCCACATATAGGGTGCTCCTTTAAACAACACTATAAAACATCTACAACGCACCCTCTTTGtccacagaaaaatatataaacgggtgctatatcttttaaaaaaaataaaaggtcttTACCTCCCTCTTTCACTGAACATGTCTGTCAGCTGCATAACTGTCTGTACATATGGATGAGACTCTCTACAAGAAAGACAAGTTTATACATAGGAATGACAATCTTTGAAAAACACCTCAAGAAAATGCGAGCTGAATAAATTTATGGAGATGAATGTTTTCTCATGAATAATCTTGCTAACCAGTGAAACAGACCCGTCGACACATTTATCCACGTGTGTAGAAGCTCCAAGAAACATGTTTCTCATTACAAAGCAAACTTTGTTATGGAAGGCAAATCAAATCGGTCAGTCGAAACTGTCTTGTGTTCAGTGAGGTCTAAACAGTACATTTAGACTgtgtatttgttgttattatt
The sequence above is a segment of the Pomacea canaliculata isolate SZHN2017 linkage group LG6, ASM307304v1, whole genome shotgun sequence genome. Coding sequences within it:
- the LOC112565703 gene encoding cytochrome P450 4A25-like, with product MEVANRLSSLPPTVRLAVIAGMTALTVQIIRWLVWYRSFFRFFNQLPGETDFSWVWGNLRKMRSYTPDQRIRYILEYSKKYPKFFRLWLGPLKPSIFLHHPDTMKTLLKSSEPKSPGYRFALPWLGEGLLVANGPRWYRSRRLLTPAFHFDILKPYNTISNRAADVLLDKMSVHAVEKTSMEIYSSVSLCTLDVILQCAMSYKDDIQLKGESHPYVQAVMQLTDMWSERGRNPLFLLDFIYFLSSRGRKFKAHCDFAHSVADNVIKARKERLEKEGPPKKRHLDFLDILLTARDESGKGFTPLEIRSEVDTFMFEGHDTTASAIAWTLYSLAQHQHCQQKVQEELDSVLAGRQSDDIEWEDLQKLEYLTQVIKEGMRLHCTVPFIGRQLTKPMTIEDVTLPAGTWCSLNIIGLHHNPLVWSDPETFDPDRFHPDNIKDKDIYAFVPFSAGPRNCIGQHFALNEQKVIIGRILRKFLLTVDPKHKIQRKIAAVMRPDTGLRLLLTPRPAAV
- the LOC112565700 gene encoding cytochrome P450 4F12-like isoform X1; the encoded protein is MDVATQLFSLSPTVRLVVIAVMTALTVQIIRWLVWYRSLFRFFNQLPGETDFSWVWGNLRKIRSYTSEQRTQYLLEYSKRYPKFFRLWLGPLRPVIFLNHPDTMKTLLKRSEPKSHIYKFTFPWLGEGLLNGNGPRWYRSRRLLTPAFHFDILKPYNTISNRAADVLLDKMSVHAVEKPSMDIYSHVSLCTLDVILQCAMSYKDDIQLKGESHPYVQTVMQLTDMFSERGRNPLFALDFIYFLSSHGRKFKALCDFAHSVAENVIKARKERLEREEPPKKRHLDFLDILLTARDESGHGFTPLELRNEVNTFMFAGHDTTACAIAWTLYSLAQHPQYQQKVQEELDCLLEGRQSDDIEWEDLQKLEYLTQVIKEGMRLHSTVPFIDRTLTKPMTIEDVTLPAGTWCRLNIMGLHHCPLVWSDPEIFDPDRFHPDNIKDKDAYTFVPFSAGPRNCIGQHFALNEQKVIIGRILRKFTLTVDPNHKVQRKIAMVMRPETGLRLLLTPRPAAVWRDRSRVV
- the LOC112565700 gene encoding cytochrome P450 4F12-like isoform X2 — translated: MVAIQQLLGKSKFASGISGKIRSYTSEQRTQYLLEYSKRYPKFFRLWLGPLRPVIFLNHPDTMKTLLKRSEPKSHIYKFTFPWLGEGLLNGNGPRWYRSRRLLTPAFHFDILKPYNTISNRAADVLLDKMSVHAVEKPSMDIYSHVSLCTLDVILQCAMSYKDDIQLKGESHPYVQTVMQLTDMFSERGRNPLFALDFIYFLSSHGRKFKALCDFAHSVAENVIKARKERLEREEPPKKRHLDFLDILLTARDESGHGFTPLELRNEVNTFMFAGHDTTACAIAWTLYSLAQHPQYQQKVQEELDCLLEGRQSDDIEWEDLQKLEYLTQVIKEGMRLHSTVPFIDRTLTKPMTIEDVTLPAGTWCRLNIMGLHHCPLVWSDPEIFDPDRFHPDNIKDKDAYTFVPFSAGPRNCIGQHFALNEQKVIIGRILRKFTLTVDPNHKVQRKIAMVMRPETGLRLLLTPRPAAVWRDRSRVV
- the LOC112565700 gene encoding cytochrome P450 4A24-like isoform X3, with amino-acid sequence MKTLLKRSEPKSHIYKFTFPWLGEGLLNGNGPRWYRSRRLLTPAFHFDILKPYNTISNRAADVLLDKMSVHAVEKPSMDIYSHVSLCTLDVILQCAMSYKDDIQLKGESHPYVQTVMQLTDMFSERGRNPLFALDFIYFLSSHGRKFKALCDFAHSVAENVIKARKERLEREEPPKKRHLDFLDILLTARDESGHGFTPLELRNEVNTFMFAGHDTTACAIAWTLYSLAQHPQYQQKVQEELDCLLEGRQSDDIEWEDLQKLEYLTQVIKEGMRLHSTVPFIDRTLTKPMTIEDVTLPAGTWCRLNIMGLHHCPLVWSDPEIFDPDRFHPDNIKDKDAYTFVPFSAGPRNCIGQHFALNEQKVIIGRILRKFTLTVDPNHKVQRKIAMVMRPETGLRLLLTPRPAAVWRDRSRVV